A window of Aliarcobacter trophiarum LMG 25534 contains these coding sequences:
- a CDS encoding sensor histidine kinase, whose protein sequence is MESRSIYREFYLKLIFATSLFVVILSFIFFEYSRVSFYDNLQDNLLFQAKQIEKGYIRFDKFQNVVSHSQIIELSTSKKIDNFKFSKFVNKNRAFIKIEFPMHDGATLEITKDITLEKDILYSVIIKNFFALAIPGFILMIIYSLVVSKSLLKPIIGINKKLSNMDENSLSQVDTKGLPQEFLTLATSINSLTNRIGTYLKFKKELYIGIAHELKTPLAVMKLKNELMLKKPREISQYEDAIKLTIKEIDGMNIMISSILDIGRTEGAQFEQPKNIDLVEFIKYKTNDYNMLASKKSIIIKFSSNVSSFQLLIQETLFNQILQNFVQNAIKFTPNGKTIKIKFKKIENKIVLSVIDEGIGINENIDVFAPFKKLGKENGVGLGLYLAKIASDALNAKISIKNREDGKSGAIARLELNL, encoded by the coding sequence ATGGAGAGTAGAAGCATATATAGAGAGTTTTATCTAAAACTTATATTTGCTACCTCTTTATTTGTTGTTATACTATCCTTTATATTTTTTGAGTATTCAAGAGTTTCATTTTATGACAATCTTCAAGATAACCTATTATTTCAAGCAAAACAGATAGAAAAAGGTTATATACGTTTTGATAAGTTTCAAAATGTAGTCTCACACTCTCAAATAATAGAACTTTCTACAAGCAAAAAAATAGATAATTTTAAATTTTCTAAATTTGTAAATAAAAATAGAGCCTTCATTAAAATAGAGTTTCCAATGCATGATGGAGCAACATTAGAGATTACAAAAGATATAACTTTAGAGAAAGATATTTTATATTCTGTTATTATCAAGAACTTTTTTGCTCTTGCAATTCCAGGTTTTATTCTAATGATTATTTACTCTTTAGTGGTTTCAAAATCACTTTTAAAACCAATTATAGGGATTAATAAAAAATTATCAAATATGGATGAAAACTCTCTTTCACAAGTTGATACAAAAGGCTTACCTCAAGAGTTCTTAACACTTGCAACTTCTATAAATTCACTTACAAATAGAATAGGAACTTATTTAAAATTTAAAAAAGAGCTTTATATAGGAATAGCTCATGAACTTAAAACACCACTTGCAGTTATGAAACTAAAAAATGAGTTAATGCTTAAAAAACCTAGAGAAATTTCTCAATATGAAGATGCAATAAAGCTTACAATAAAAGAGATAGATGGAATGAATATTATGATTAGCTCTATCTTAGATATTGGAAGAACTGAAGGTGCCCAATTTGAACAACCAAAAAATATTGATTTAGTAGAGTTTATAAAATATAAAACAAATGATTATAATATGTTAGCCTCTAAAAAGAGTATTATAATTAAGTTTAGCTCAAATGTCTCTAGTTTTCAACTTCTTATTCAAGAGACACTTTTTAATCAGATTTTGCAAAATTTTGTACAAAATGCCATAAAATTTACGCCAAACGGTAAAACTATAAAAATTAAATTTAAAAAAATAGAGAATAAAATAGTATTAAGTGTAATTGATGAAGGAATTGGAATAAACGAAAATATAGATGTTTTTGCCCCATTTAAGAAGCTTGGAAAAGAGAATGGGGTAGGGCTAGGATTGTATTTGGCAAAAATAGCAAGTGATGCACTAAATGCAAAAATCTCTATAAAAAATAGAGAAGATGGTAAAAGTGGTGCTATTGCAAGGTTAGAA
- the hsrA gene encoding homeostatic response regulator transcription factor HsrA: MRILIIEDEITLNRTLQEGLIDFGYQVDTAENYKDAEYFIDIRNYDLVLTDWMLPDGDGIELCKIVKNRSSRTAVVIISARDDKESEIEALKSGADDFIKKPFDFDILLARIEARLRFGGTNIIEIDDLIINPDEEKIEYAGEEIELKGKPFEVLTHLARHRDQIVSKEQLLDAIWEEPELVTPNVIEVAINQIRQKMDKPLNISTIETIRRRGYRFCYPNQVEEK, encoded by the coding sequence ATGAGAATTTTAATTATTGAAGATGAAATTACTTTAAACAGAACACTACAAGAGGGACTTATTGATTTTGGTTATCAAGTTGATACTGCAGAAAATTATAAAGATGCTGAGTATTTTATTGATATTAGAAATTATGATTTAGTTTTAACAGATTGGATGTTACCAGATGGTGATGGAATAGAGCTTTGTAAAATTGTAAAAAATAGAAGCTCTAGAACTGCTGTTGTAATTATATCTGCAAGAGATGATAAAGAGAGTGAAATAGAGGCTTTAAAATCAGGTGCTGATGATTTTATTAAAAAACCATTTGATTTTGATATTTTACTTGCAAGAATTGAAGCACGATTAAGATTTGGTGGAACAAATATTATAGAAATAGATGATTTGATTATTAATCCAGATGAAGAAAAAATTGAATATGCTGGAGAAGAGATAGAGTTAAAAGGGAAACCTTTTGAAGTTTTAACTCATCTTGCACGACATAGAGATCAAATTGTAAGTAAAGAGCAATTACTAGATGCTATTTGGGAAGAGCCAGAACTTGTGACTCCAAATGTTATTGAAGTTGCAATTAATCAAATTAGACAAAAAATGGATAAACCTTTAAATATCTCAACTATTGAGACAATTAGAAGAAGAGGTTATAGATTCTGTTATCCAAACCAAGTAGAAGAAAAATAG
- a CDS encoding peptidylprolyl isomerase, with translation MKKIVMSFIASITLVSTLNAAEFYATVDGDKITKDDINVLLQDPRIDFDKLPQDAKSQILEGAINRKLIAKKAIKDGIEKDAQYVEAITKIKEDLALQVWQKKEIDKIKFSDTEKKAFYDANKAKFNIPEMYEAFHILVNTEAEATAVIKELEKAALNVKETKFKDLANSKSKDATNKNGGYLGKFAAEQMVPEFAMAVKALPKGGHSKTPTKTQFGYHVIFVKDVFPGKQLSFDEVKENINQAMIGEKFNKKVDELTTELRKDAKIVIK, from the coding sequence ATGAAAAAAATAGTTATGAGCTTTATAGCTTCAATTACTCTAGTTTCTACACTAAATGCAGCAGAGTTTTATGCTACAGTAGATGGTGATAAAATTACAAAAGATGATATTAATGTTCTTTTGCAAGACCCAAGAATTGATTTTGATAAACTTCCACAAGATGCAAAATCTCAAATCCTTGAAGGTGCAATAAATAGAAAATTAATTGCTAAAAAAGCAATTAAGGATGGAATTGAAAAAGATGCTCAATATGTAGAAGCTATAACAAAAATCAAAGAGGATTTAGCTCTTCAAGTTTGGCAAAAAAAAGAGATTGACAAAATCAAGTTTAGTGATACTGAGAAAAAAGCTTTTTATGATGCAAACAAAGCAAAATTTAATATTCCAGAAATGTATGAGGCATTTCATATTCTAGTTAATACAGAAGCTGAAGCAACAGCAGTTATAAAAGAGTTAGAAAAAGCTGCTTTAAATGTTAAAGAGACAAAATTTAAAGATTTAGCAAATAGTAAATCAAAAGATGCTACAAATAAAAATGGTGGATATTTAGGTAAATTTGCAGCTGAACAAATGGTTCCTGAATTTGCAATGGCAGTAAAAGCTCTTCCAAAAGGTGGACACTCTAAAACTCCAACAAAAACTCAATTTGGTTATCATGTAATCTTTGTTAAAGATGTTTTCCCTGGTAAGCAACTATCTTTTGATGAAGTAAAAGAGAATATAAATCAAGCTATGATAGGTGAAAAGTTTAATAAAAAAGTTGATGAACTAACAACTGAATTAAGAAAAGACGCAAAGATAGTAATTAAATAA
- the fbaA gene encoding class II fructose-bisphosphate aldolase, translating into MGVLDVVKAGVLTGSEAKKLFTYAKEQGFAIPAVNIVGTDSINAVLEAAAKVKSPVIIQFSNGGAGFYAGKGLKSNDAAVLGAISGAKHVHLMAKAYGIPVILHTDHAAKKLLPWIDALLDAGSDFFKENRKPLFTSHMLDLSEESLEENIEICVEYFKKMNEIDMMIEIELGITGGEEDGVDNSDVDNALLYTQPSEVAFAYENLSKVGENFTIAASFGNVHGVYKPGNVVLSPKILDNSQKFIEEKYNTSKNPVDFVFHGGSGSLLSEIREAISYGVIKMNIDTDTQWAFWDGVRAYEKKHHGYLQGQIGNPEGEDKPNKNYYDPRKWLRSGQETMISRLETAFSDLLALNKN; encoded by the coding sequence ATGGGTGTTTTAGATGTTGTAAAAGCTGGTGTTCTAACAGGAAGCGAAGCAAAAAAACTTTTCACTTATGCAAAAGAACAAGGATTCGCAATTCCAGCTGTTAATATTGTAGGAACTGACTCTATAAATGCTGTTTTAGAAGCTGCAGCAAAGGTAAAATCTCCTGTTATTATTCAGTTCTCAAATGGAGGAGCTGGTTTTTATGCGGGAAAAGGTTTAAAATCTAATGATGCAGCAGTTTTAGGAGCTATTAGTGGAGCAAAACATGTTCATCTTATGGCAAAAGCTTATGGAATTCCAGTAATTTTACATACAGATCATGCAGCAAAAAAACTTCTTCCTTGGATTGATGCTCTGTTAGATGCGGGTTCTGATTTTTTTAAAGAGAATAGAAAACCACTTTTTACTTCTCATATGCTTGATCTTAGCGAAGAGAGCTTAGAAGAAAATATAGAAATTTGTGTTGAATATTTTAAAAAAATGAATGAAATTGATATGATGATTGAAATTGAGCTAGGAATTACTGGTGGAGAAGAAGATGGAGTTGATAACTCAGATGTTGATAATGCACTTTTATATACACAGCCTAGTGAAGTAGCATTTGCTTATGAAAATTTAAGTAAAGTTGGAGAGAATTTTACAATAGCTGCTAGTTTTGGAAATGTTCATGGTGTTTATAAACCAGGGAATGTAGTACTTAGTCCAAAAATTTTAGATAATTCTCAAAAGTTTATAGAAGAGAAATATAACACTTCTAAGAATCCAGTTGATTTTGTATTTCATGGTGGGAGTGGTTCTCTTTTAAGTGAGATTAGAGAAGCTATATCATATGGTGTTATAAAAATGAATATTGATACAGATACTCAATGGGCATTTTGGGATGGAGTGAGAGCTTATGAAAAAAAACATCATGGCTATTTACAAGGACAAATTGGAAACCCTGAAGGGGAAGATAAACCAAATAAAAACTACTATGATCCACGAAAATGGTTAAGATCAGGACAAGAAACAATGATTTCTAGGCTTGAAACTGCTTTTTCAGATCTATTAGCTTTAAATAAAAACTAA
- the ilvA gene encoding threonine ammonia-lyase produces the protein MITLNDIKDAQKRLTGTVYKTPLMKAPFLSLEKNAEIFFKEDNLQVTGSFKIRGAFNKVAMLDNEKKASGVVAASAGNHAQGLAFAASYFKCQATIFMPEATPLTKVLGVKSYGANVVLTGENFDEAYASAIEFAKENNKEFVHPFADDEVIAGQGTIALEILDKIADIDQIIVPIGGGGLIAGVAIAAKSINPNIKITGVVASGAKGMKESFEARVPIDSSSVRTIADGIAVRDVTPKLLDIILEYVDEIVEVSDNETANAILFLLERHKLMVEGAGAVSVAAIIHDKVSIENKKVCAIVSGGNIDVTMLSIIIEKGLIKSHRKMNLIVTLMDKPGALMHLTDIFTECSANIVEIDFDRNSVKLEFGEAYVTIALATKGKEHQEQIRENLKQNGYRFKQI, from the coding sequence ATGATTACTTTAAATGATATAAAAGATGCTCAAAAAAGGCTAACTGGGACGGTATATAAAACTCCTCTTATGAAAGCTCCTTTTTTAAGCCTTGAAAAAAATGCTGAAATTTTCTTCAAAGAGGACAATCTTCAAGTAACAGGAAGTTTCAAAATAAGAGGAGCTTTTAATAAAGTTGCTATGCTTGATAATGAAAAAAAAGCATCTGGTGTAGTAGCTGCAAGTGCTGGAAATCATGCTCAAGGATTAGCATTTGCTGCTTCATATTTTAAATGTCAAGCAACTATTTTTATGCCAGAAGCAACTCCACTTACAAAAGTTTTAGGAGTAAAATCTTATGGTGCAAATGTTGTTTTAACAGGAGAAAACTTTGATGAAGCCTATGCTAGTGCTATAGAGTTTGCAAAAGAAAACAACAAAGAGTTCGTTCACCCATTTGCTGATGATGAAGTAATAGCAGGGCAAGGAACAATCGCATTAGAGATTTTAGATAAAATAGCTGATATTGACCAAATAATAGTGCCAATTGGCGGAGGTGGATTAATTGCTGGAGTGGCAATTGCTGCAAAAAGTATAAATCCAAATATAAAAATAACTGGTGTTGTAGCAAGTGGTGCAAAAGGTATGAAAGAAAGTTTTGAAGCTAGAGTACCAATTGACTCATCAAGTGTACGAACAATTGCAGATGGAATTGCCGTAAGAGATGTTACTCCAAAATTACTAGATATTATTTTAGAATATGTTGATGAAATTGTTGAAGTAAGTGATAATGAAACTGCAAATGCAATTTTATTTTTATTAGAGAGACATAAACTCATGGTTGAAGGAGCAGGAGCTGTTAGTGTTGCTGCTATTATACATGACAAAGTTAGTATTGAAAATAAAAAAGTTTGCGCAATTGTAAGTGGTGGGAATATTGATGTTACAATGCTCTCAATAATTATTGAAAAAGGTTTAATAAAATCTCATAGAAAGATGAATCTAATAGTAACCTTAATGGATAAACCAGGAGCTTTAATGCACTTAACTGATATCTTTACAGAGTGTTCTGCAAATATTGTAGAGATTGATTTTGATAGAAATTCTGTAAAATTAGAGTTTGGTGAAGCTTATGTAACTATTGCATTAGCAACTAAAGGAAAAGAGCATCAAGAACAAATAAGAGAAAATTTGAAACAAAATGGTTATAGATTTAAACAAATTTAG
- a CDS encoding F0F1 ATP synthase subunit A: MEGRLFTFLGTIGGHGQEWIILSHFVLVIGIIFLVSRMATRKMQLVPTGSQNVMEAFVGGIVSIGTDSMGEKNSRIYMPLIGSLALVIFISNMMGVIPGFEAPTSNINFTASLAIIVFVYYNYLGIKKNGFINYFKHFMGPLPILAPLMFPIEIISHFSRIISLSFRLFGSVRGDDMFLMVLLMLVPWILPLPGFFLLAVMGVLQAFIFSILTYVYIAGSIMMEEEH, from the coding sequence ATGGAAGGAAGATTGTTTACATTCTTAGGAACTATTGGTGGTCACGGGCAAGAGTGGATAATTTTATCTCACTTTGTTTTAGTAATTGGAATTATTTTTCTAGTTTCTAGAATGGCTACAAGAAAAATGCAACTAGTTCCAACAGGAAGTCAAAATGTTATGGAAGCTTTTGTAGGAGGAATTGTATCAATCGGTACAGATTCTATGGGAGAAAAAAACTCAAGAATTTATATGCCACTGATTGGTAGTTTAGCTTTAGTTATATTCATTAGTAATATGATGGGTGTAATCCCTGGATTTGAAGCACCAACAAGTAATATTAACTTTACTGCTTCTTTAGCTATCATAGTTTTTGTATATTATAACTATTTAGGAATCAAAAAGAATGGTTTTATTAACTATTTTAAACACTTTATGGGACCTTTACCAATATTAGCTCCTCTAATGTTCCCTATAGAAATAATTTCTCATTTTTCAAGAATTATTTCACTATCTTTTAGATTATTTGGATCTGTAAGAGGAGATGATATGTTCTTAATGGTACTTTTAATGCTAGTTCCATGGATTTTACCATTACCAGGGTTTTTCCTTTTAGCAGTAATGGGTGTTTTACAAGCATTTATTTTTAGTATCCTAACATATGTTTATATTGCTGGATCTATTATGATGGAAGAAGAGCATTAA
- a CDS encoding thiamine phosphate synthase, with translation MEKNIKSYLISDPNYFSNNPEEFKKKLKEVLKNHKIDFACFRDKSSQNIEELANIFLQTCKKFKVKNVLINSNITLAITLKFDGVHLNSQQFDKIKSAKKSNLLTIISCHTLKELENAMQENIDFVTYSPIFDTPNKGEAKGTEKLKEAIKSFPNLKIIALGGIITNEQIQEIEEANAYGFASIRYFI, from the coding sequence TTGGAGAAAAATATAAAATCTTATCTAATATCTGATCCAAATTATTTTTCAAATAACCCAGAAGAGTTTAAGAAAAAATTAAAAGAAGTTCTAAAAAATCATAAAATTGATTTTGCTTGTTTTAGAGACAAAAGTTCACAAAATATAGAAGAGTTAGCAAATATATTTTTACAAACTTGTAAAAAATTTAAAGTAAAAAATGTTTTAATTAACTCAAATATCACTTTAGCAATAACACTGAAATTTGATGGAGTTCATCTAAATTCACAGCAGTTTGACAAAATAAAAAGTGCAAAAAAATCAAATCTCCTTACAATTATCTCTTGTCATACATTAAAAGAGTTAGAAAATGCAATGCAAGAAAATATAGATTTTGTAACATACTCTCCAATTTTTGACACTCCAAACAAAGGTGAAGCTAAAGGTACTGAGAAATTAAAAGAAGCTATAAAAAGCTTCCCAAATCTAAAAATCATTGCACTAGGTGGAATAATCACAAATGAGCAAATACAAGAGATAGAAGAAGCAAATGCCTATGGTTTTGCTTCTATTCGATATTTCATTTAA
- a CDS encoding RecB-like helicase has product MEKYLALKASAGSGKTFALTVRYISLLLLGAKPSEILTLTFTNKAALEMSQRVFKTLQTLGDDEAYLSEIVRVSNFTKEQILGKKSFLIKLFINDSSSIFTIDKFVNKILREFCGYIGISDDFKILNDDMEILSYKFLQSLDENRFKDLVEFSLYEKKKFNSIFELFKSLIEKNENINPVEIDAKLLNLIKNDILEKAYKIKEHILNCKEASNSAIKAVNFTNFDELFSNTWIEKETIYDYSYFKKCANDEINSVFLELKESFSNYYKLRATYSLNKIFKLYINFKEFKKSFNIDKNYFEFNDISNLVYELLNNKINKDFLYFRLDSNYNHILIDEFQDTSILQYKILKPLIDELISGDSEKFKTFFYVGDPKQSIYRFRGGKRELFDYVLEQNHIIKLENLNTNYRSSKNIIDFVNNTFLNLSNYDYISQMSVRKDGFVELIEDINLQSEDKFLGIVNKIKELLESGINAEDIAILCYTNSDVLELFYYLKESLPNLKIRTDMSSKLINQQNVKALINAIKYLYFKESIYKENFNVLIGKEIDSEFLLDIDLNEFSVEKVLYLVASYFDIIDENIIKLIEQLDNYSNIVDFVYEIDKLDISIENIENSGLQILTIFKSKGLEFHTTILIDRIKRKNHDKSSLLFDYEDINLKNIYYKISAYESFDESYKKALEKEKSLNLDDEKNVLYVALTRAKNNLIIFKKEKNSVFDILNLTTFKSGNLISSQVIEQKEIRQEITYKSLDLGKQEFKISNESSTNSEILKAKYFGLATHYTLEMMIQFDDENLEHSLNLSKTKYFNYLEELDFLAIKKLIQNLIKEEKFKNLIKDAQIVHEQALVYNKEIRVLDLLLYKNGRFIIVDYKTTTQVLSSHKTQVEYYKKAICEIFNTNNVDGYLIYLKEEGILFVDI; this is encoded by the coding sequence ATGGAAAAATATTTAGCATTAAAAGCAAGTGCAGGAAGTGGAAAAACTTTTGCATTAACAGTAAGGTATATTAGTTTACTTCTTTTAGGAGCAAAACCTAGTGAAATTTTAACTTTAACTTTTACAAATAAAGCAGCTCTTGAGATGAGCCAAAGAGTCTTTAAAACTTTACAAACTTTAGGAGATGATGAAGCATATTTAAGTGAAATTGTAAGAGTTTCAAACTTTACAAAAGAGCAGATTTTAGGAAAAAAATCATTTCTTATAAAACTTTTTATAAATGATAGTTCAAGTATATTTACTATTGATAAGTTTGTAAATAAGATTTTACGAGAGTTTTGTGGATATATTGGAATAAGTGATGATTTCAAAATTCTAAATGATGATATGGAGATTTTGAGTTATAAATTTTTGCAAAGCCTAGATGAAAATAGATTTAAAGATTTAGTTGAATTCTCTTTATATGAGAAGAAAAAATTTAACTCCATTTTTGAACTATTTAAAAGTTTGATTGAAAAAAATGAAAATATAAATCCTGTTGAAATAGATGCAAAGCTACTTAATCTAATAAAAAATGATATTTTAGAAAAAGCTTATAAGATAAAAGAGCATATTTTAAACTGTAAAGAAGCAAGTAACAGTGCAATTAAAGCTGTGAATTTTACAAATTTTGATGAACTTTTTTCAAATACATGGATAGAAAAAGAGACAATTTATGATTATTCATATTTTAAAAAATGTGCAAATGATGAGATAAATAGTGTTTTTTTAGAGCTAAAAGAGAGTTTTTCAAATTACTACAAATTAAGAGCGACATATAGTTTAAATAAGATTTTTAAGCTTTATATAAATTTTAAAGAGTTCAAAAAGAGTTTTAATATAGATAAGAATTACTTTGAGTTTAATGATATTTCAAATTTAGTTTATGAACTTCTAAATAATAAAATTAATAAGGATTTCCTATATTTTAGGCTCGATAGTAATTATAATCATATTTTAATAGATGAGTTCCAAGATACTTCTATTTTACAGTATAAGATTTTGAAGCCTTTGATTGATGAGCTTATATCAGGAGATAGTGAAAAATTTAAAACATTTTTCTATGTTGGTGATCCAAAACAGAGTATTTACAGGTTTCGTGGAGGGAAGAGGGAACTTTTTGATTATGTTTTAGAGCAGAATCATATAATTAAACTTGAAAACTTAAATACAAACTATCGTTCTAGTAAAAATATTATTGATTTTGTAAATAATACTTTTTTAAACCTTTCAAACTATGATTATATTTCACAAATGAGTGTTAGAAAAGATGGATTTGTTGAGCTTATAGAAGATATAAATTTACAAAGTGAAGATAAGTTTTTAGGTATTGTAAATAAAATAAAAGAGCTATTAGAAAGTGGAATAAATGCAGAAGATATCGCAATTTTATGTTATACAAATAGTGATGTTTTAGAGCTCTTTTACTATTTAAAAGAGAGTTTGCCAAATCTAAAAATAAGAACTGATATGAGTTCTAAATTAATTAATCAACAAAATGTAAAAGCACTTATAAATGCTATAAAATATCTCTATTTTAAAGAGAGTATATATAAGGAGAATTTTAATGTTCTTATTGGAAAAGAGATAGATAGTGAGTTTTTACTTGATATTGATTTAAATGAGTTTAGTGTAGAAAAAGTCTTATATCTTGTTGCTAGTTATTTTGATATTATTGATGAAAATATTATAAAATTAATAGAGCAATTAGATAATTATTCAAATATTGTTGATTTTGTTTATGAGATTGATAAATTGGATATTAGTATTGAAAATATTGAAAATTCTGGTCTTCAAATACTTACCATTTTTAAATCAAAAGGCTTAGAGTTTCATACAACAATTTTAATTGATAGAATAAAGAGGAAGAATCATGATAAAAGCTCACTTCTATTTGATTATGAAGATATTAACTTAAAAAATATCTACTATAAAATTTCTGCTTATGAGAGTTTTGATGAGAGTTATAAAAAAGCTCTAGAAAAAGAGAAAAGCTTAAATCTTGATGATGAAAAAAATGTTCTTTATGTAGCACTAACACGAGCTAAAAATAATTTAATTATCTTTAAAAAAGAGAAAAATAGTGTATTTGATATATTAAATTTAACTACATTTAAGAGTGGAAATTTAATCTCTAGCCAAGTTATAGAACAAAAAGAGATTAGGCAAGAGATTACTTATAAATCTTTAGATTTAGGTAAGCAAGAGTTTAAAATATCAAATGAAAGTAGTACAAATAGTGAAATATTAAAAGCAAAATATTTTGGATTAGCTACTCACTATACTTTGGAGATGATGATTCAGTTTGATGATGAAAATTTAGAACATAGTTTAAATTTGTCAAAAACTAAATATTTCAATTACTTAGAGGAGCTTGATTTTTTAGCTATAAAAAAGCTTATTCAAAATTTAATCAAAGAAGAGAAATTCAAAAATTTAATTAAAGATGCCCAAATTGTGCATGAACAAGCTTTAGTTTATAATAAAGAGATAAGAGTTTTAGATTTACTTTTATATAAAAATGGTAGATTTATTATTGTTGATTATAAAACGACAACACAAGTTTTATCTTCTCATAAAACTCAAGTAGAGTATTATAAAAAGGCTATTTGTGAAATTTTTAATACAAATAATGTAGATGGCTATTTGATTTATTTAAAAGAGGAAGGTATCCTTTTTGTAGATATTTAA
- the argB gene encoding acetylglutamate kinase gives MAQINSKVQTLIDAIPYFKKFYGKTIVIKYGGSAQTSDDLKEKFAQDIVLLTLLGIKPIVVHGGGARITELLTKLEIPSHFVDGYRVTCKESMKVVEMVLSGEINKNLASLLNHHGAKAIGISGKDSGIIKAVPKDGGKFGYTGDITEVNGDIINNLIKEGFIPVIAPIANGDEPNHPGYNINADVAACEIAMAVKAQKVIFLTDTIGVLNKQGELIQTLDKANVEMFKKDGTIAGGMIPKVDSCIEAIHNGVNKAHIIDGRVEHSILLELFTSDGIGTQFIRVDNPNNGIDIEKLLNS, from the coding sequence ATGGCACAAATAAATTCAAAAGTTCAAACTTTAATAGATGCTATTCCATATTTTAAAAAATTTTATGGAAAAACAATAGTTATAAAATATGGTGGAAGTGCTCAAACAAGCGATGATTTAAAAGAGAAATTTGCTCAGGATATAGTTTTATTAACACTTTTAGGAATAAAACCTATAGTTGTTCATGGTGGAGGGGCAAGAATTACAGAACTTTTAACAAAACTTGAGATTCCTTCTCATTTTGTAGATGGTTATAGAGTCACTTGTAAAGAGAGTATGAAAGTTGTTGAAATGGTTCTAAGTGGAGAGATAAATAAAAATCTTGCTTCACTTTTAAATCATCATGGGGCAAAAGCTATTGGAATATCTGGAAAAGATAGTGGAATAATCAAAGCTGTTCCAAAAGATGGTGGAAAATTTGGTTATACAGGTGATATTACAGAAGTAAATGGAGATATAATCAACAATCTAATAAAAGAGGGGTTTATTCCAGTAATTGCACCTATTGCAAACGGAGATGAACCAAACCATCCAGGTTACAATATAAATGCAGATGTTGCAGCTTGTGAAATAGCAATGGCAGTAAAAGCCCAAAAAGTTATCTTTTTAACTGATACAATAGGAGTTTTAAATAAGCAAGGAGAGCTAATCCAAACTTTAGATAAAGCAAATGTTGAGATGTTTAAAAAAGATGGAACAATTGCTGGTGGAATGATTCCAAAAGTTGATTCTTGTATAGAAGCAATTCATAATGGAGTGAATAAAGCTCATATAATTGATGGGAGAGTTGAACACTCAATATTACTTGAGCTTTTTACAAGCGATGGTATAGGAACACAATTTATAAGAGTTGATAATCCAAATAATGGAATTGATATAGAAAAGTTACTTAATAGTTAG